A single Cryomorphaceae bacterium DNA region contains:
- a CDS encoding YigZ family protein: MQDSNQDQYSAPSKRAYGEYKEKGSKFLAYLFPVRSIEDVENALEEVRQEHPTARHYCYAYRLDPVTGQYRMNDDGEPSGSAGKPIYGQLLSFEVHEVFIVVVRYFGGVKLGVGGLITAYKEAARLALEESSIIPRWLSQSIRFTYTYEHTADVQRWLHHKGLELLDPTYEAECSGRIEVPRSQFDDFEKEMAGLTYITLQEPSEGK, translated from the coding sequence ATGCAGGACAGTAACCAAGATCAATACTCGGCTCCGAGCAAGCGAGCATATGGTGAGTACAAGGAGAAAGGAAGCAAGTTTCTGGCCTACCTCTTTCCTGTCCGATCCATTGAAGATGTCGAAAACGCTCTGGAAGAAGTTCGTCAAGAGCATCCAACAGCTCGCCACTATTGCTACGCCTACCGGCTCGATCCGGTCACCGGCCAATACCGGATGAACGATGATGGTGAACCGAGTGGATCTGCAGGTAAGCCGATTTATGGACAGCTCCTGTCCTTCGAGGTCCACGAGGTCTTTATTGTTGTGGTTCGGTATTTTGGCGGCGTCAAACTCGGCGTAGGAGGTTTGATTACGGCTTATAAGGAAGCGGCTCGGCTGGCCTTGGAAGAATCATCGATCATCCCGCGATGGCTTTCCCAGTCCATACGATTCACCTATACCTATGAGCATACAGCAGATGTGCAGCGCTGGTTACATCACAAGGGACTTGAACTACTGGATCCGACTTACGAGGCGGAGTGTTCAGGACGGATTGAGGTGCCGCGTTCTCAGTTCGATGATTTTGAAAAGGAAATGGCTGGATTGACCTACATCACCCTTCAGGAGCCTTCAGAGGGAAAGTAA
- the ribD gene encoding bifunctional diaminohydroxyphosphoribosylaminopyrimidine deaminase/5-amino-6-(5-phosphoribosylamino)uracil reductase RibD — MKRAIALAESGLGTASPNPTVGAVLVHEGRIIGEGWHVRPGEGHAEVRCFDSVAEADKALIPESTMYVTLEPCNHTGRTPPCSLRIIEEGVKKVVVAVEDPNPAVGGKGLERLRAAGVDVVVGIEAPAARWMNRRFLTALEKGRPYVILKWAQSSDGYMDPGKGAADRGPVWITGPRAKQWVHRWRSEEDAILIGYRTALVDNPRLDVREWAGTNPLRLVIDLESDLPKNLHLWHLEGETWTFGHQGTHPYSDRHFEIDWDVRSVDRILEHLQAAEIRSLIVEGGAQTLEYFISRGLWDEARILTGPESLNGGLEAPVISGIYLEERFIDQDRLNVMLRDT, encoded by the coding sequence ATGAAACGCGCCATCGCGCTTGCAGAAAGCGGTTTGGGGACGGCGAGTCCCAACCCGACCGTTGGTGCTGTGCTGGTTCACGAAGGCCGAATCATTGGAGAGGGCTGGCACGTCCGCCCTGGCGAGGGTCACGCTGAAGTTCGCTGCTTCGATTCGGTAGCTGAAGCAGACAAAGCCTTGATTCCAGAGAGCACCATGTACGTGACCCTTGAACCTTGCAACCATACGGGCCGCACACCTCCTTGTAGCCTTCGGATCATTGAGGAGGGCGTGAAAAAGGTGGTGGTTGCTGTGGAAGACCCGAATCCCGCCGTAGGCGGAAAAGGATTAGAGCGCTTGCGCGCTGCTGGAGTCGATGTTGTGGTGGGGATCGAAGCGCCTGCGGCGCGATGGATGAATCGACGTTTCCTCACCGCCCTGGAAAAGGGTCGTCCCTATGTGATTTTGAAGTGGGCTCAGAGCTCCGATGGATATATGGACCCAGGAAAGGGCGCTGCAGACCGCGGCCCGGTTTGGATTACGGGGCCCAGAGCCAAGCAATGGGTTCATCGCTGGCGGTCGGAAGAAGACGCCATACTGATAGGGTATCGAACGGCCTTGGTGGACAATCCGCGCTTGGATGTGCGCGAATGGGCCGGAACGAATCCACTTCGCTTGGTCATTGATTTGGAAAGTGATCTCCCAAAAAACCTTCACCTCTGGCACCTGGAGGGCGAAACATGGACCTTTGGACATCAAGGGACACACCCGTACAGCGATCGACATTTTGAGATCGACTGGGATGTGCGATCCGTCGACCGGATACTGGAGCATCTTCAAGCAGCGGAAATCCGATCGCTGATTGTTGAAGGTGGGGCGCAAACACTGGAATACTTTATCAGTCGAGGTTTGTGGGATGAAGCTCGCATTCTAACGGGCCCGGAGTCACTTAATGGCGGCCTTGAAGCGCCGGTCATTTCGGGCATTTATCTGGAGGAGCGCTTCATTGACCAAGATCGATTGAACGTAATGCTACGTGACACATGA
- the dnaA gene encoding chromosomal replication initiator protein DnaA, giving the protein MEHTAESVWKNCLDFIKDNISPQSYKTWFLPIKPLKIKDNVLSIQVPSKFFYEWLEEHYIKLLKSAIRKELGADAKLVYSIVMENTYGNTKPYTVKIPSNNRGPIKNPKVSMPVELGGSGVKNPFIIPGLKKVNVESQLNPNYTFENFVEGDCNRLARSAGFAVAKNPGGTSFNPLLIYGGVGLGKTHLAHGIGIQIKDQYPEKTVLYVSAEKFTQQFIESIRQNTKNDFVHFYQMIDVLIIDDVQFFAGKEKTQDVFFHIFNHLHQHGRQIVLTSDRAPVDMQGMEQRLLSRFKWGLSADLQAPDLETRIAILNRKLYKDGIEMPKEVIEYLAYSITTNIRELEGALISLLAQSSLNKKKITLDLAKQMIDKFVKNTTREVSIDYIQKVVCDYFDMPIELLKSKTRKREIVQARQLAMYFSKQLTKSSLASIGAQCGNKDHATVLHACRTVNNLAETDKRFRTYVEEIEKKLTLN; this is encoded by the coding sequence ATGGAACACACTGCAGAATCGGTATGGAAGAATTGTCTTGACTTTATTAAGGATAATATTAGTCCTCAGAGTTACAAAACATGGTTCCTTCCGATCAAGCCCTTGAAGATCAAAGACAATGTCCTGAGCATTCAGGTTCCCAGTAAGTTTTTTTATGAGTGGTTAGAAGAGCACTACATCAAGTTGCTCAAGTCTGCCATTCGCAAAGAATTGGGGGCGGACGCGAAGCTGGTTTACAGCATTGTAATGGAGAACACCTACGGCAATACCAAGCCGTATACGGTTAAGATTCCGAGCAACAATCGCGGTCCTATTAAGAACCCCAAAGTGTCTATGCCCGTAGAGCTCGGTGGAAGCGGTGTTAAAAACCCTTTCATTATCCCTGGTCTTAAAAAAGTGAATGTCGAGTCTCAACTGAACCCGAACTACACTTTTGAAAATTTCGTGGAAGGCGATTGCAACCGCCTGGCGAGATCAGCTGGATTTGCCGTTGCCAAGAACCCGGGTGGCACGTCCTTCAACCCCTTGTTGATTTACGGTGGTGTTGGATTGGGAAAAACGCATTTGGCCCACGGCATCGGAATTCAGATCAAGGATCAGTATCCCGAGAAGACCGTCTTATACGTCAGCGCCGAGAAATTCACGCAACAGTTCATCGAGAGCATTCGTCAAAACACCAAGAACGACTTTGTACACTTCTATCAAATGATAGATGTACTCATCATTGACGACGTGCAATTCTTCGCCGGTAAAGAAAAAACCCAAGATGTGTTTTTCCATATCTTCAATCACCTCCACCAACACGGCCGTCAAATCGTTCTGACGTCAGACCGTGCTCCGGTGGACATGCAAGGAATGGAACAACGATTGCTTTCCCGCTTTAAGTGGGGATTGTCTGCTGATCTTCAAGCGCCTGATTTAGAGACTCGTATTGCGATCTTGAATCGCAAATTGTACAAGGACGGTATAGAGATGCCCAAAGAGGTTATCGAGTACCTCGCCTACTCCATCACTACGAATATTCGTGAGTTGGAAGGTGCACTGATTTCCTTGTTGGCTCAATCTTCACTGAACAAGAAGAAGATCACCTTGGATTTAGCCAAGCAGATGATTGACAAGTTCGTGAAGAACACCACGCGCGAGGTGAGCATCGATTATATTCAAAAAGTGGTCTGCGACTATTTCGATATGCCCATTGAACTCTTGAAGAGTAAAACACGGAAACGTGAGATCGTTCAAGCGCGCCAGTTGGCTATGTACTTCTCCAAACAATTGACCAAGTCGTCTTTGGCGAGTATTGGTGCCCAGTGCGGGAATAAAGATCACGCAACGGTGCTACACGCCTGCCGAACGGTCAATAACTTGGCGGAAACCGACAAGCGATTCCGGACGTATGTAGAGGAAATCGAAAAGAAATTAACGCTCAACTAA
- a CDS encoding acyl-CoA thioesterase, with protein MIRNETQIRVRYSETDQMGVVYYGNYAQYFEVGRVELLRELGTSYRELEEAGTMLPVLELQLKYIRSAKYDDLLTVSTEIREWPDARITFHHEIRNEEGTLLNVGKVTLVFFDMERQRPRKMPEELAAYFKSYFPSEGS; from the coding sequence ATGATCAGAAATGAGACCCAAATTCGGGTGCGATATTCCGAAACGGACCAGATGGGTGTCGTCTATTACGGAAACTACGCTCAGTACTTCGAAGTAGGCCGTGTTGAGCTCCTTAGAGAGCTCGGAACCAGCTATCGCGAACTGGAAGAAGCCGGCACCATGTTGCCTGTTCTAGAGCTTCAATTAAAGTACATCCGAAGTGCGAAGTACGACGACCTGTTAACCGTCAGCACCGAAATTCGAGAATGGCCGGATGCGCGAATAACATTCCATCACGAAATACGGAATGAAGAGGGGACGCTTTTGAACGTCGGAAAGGTCACCTTGGTGTTCTTCGACATGGAGCGCCAACGCCCGCGAAAAATGCCCGAGGAGCTGGCCGCATACTTCAAGTCTTACTTTCCCTCTGAAGGCTCCTGA
- a CDS encoding DMT family transporter, whose amino-acid sequence MIYLFLSILTSSLVFVILRGFGDYGIDNRRAIVINYLTALTLGIVWQGRVWIDSEWWNEPWAPHILYMGFLFIFLFNVLALGAQKTGVSVTSVAVKMSVAIPVTASLLLYGEQLTWWGGLGIGSALVAVFLITRPNKAEGALPVAKYWYFPVTLFFGAGLMDTLLKYHQTNLVPDGQFVLYTSAVFGTAGLLGMAQVTLKPQAGTYWRRKDILAGLILGVPNFGSIYFLLKTLQWERFPSSLIFPINNVAIVLSSAVLGVVLFHEKLNAAHKAGIALAVAAIWLMAYAGQ is encoded by the coding sequence ATGATTTACCTTTTTCTAAGCATCCTGACCTCTAGCCTCGTGTTCGTCATCCTCCGTGGATTTGGCGATTACGGGATTGACAACAGGCGCGCTATTGTCATCAATTACTTGACTGCATTGACCCTCGGAATTGTGTGGCAGGGTCGTGTGTGGATAGACTCTGAATGGTGGAATGAGCCCTGGGCGCCACACATTCTTTATATGGGCTTCTTATTTATTTTTCTTTTTAACGTCTTGGCACTTGGGGCGCAGAAAACAGGTGTCTCGGTGACGTCAGTGGCCGTTAAAATGTCCGTCGCTATTCCGGTCACTGCCTCCCTCCTGCTGTACGGCGAGCAATTGACCTGGTGGGGAGGATTGGGCATTGGATCTGCACTGGTGGCGGTGTTCCTGATTACAAGGCCGAACAAGGCCGAGGGAGCACTACCGGTAGCGAAGTACTGGTATTTCCCCGTGACCCTGTTCTTTGGGGCTGGATTGATGGACACCTTATTGAAGTATCATCAAACCAACCTAGTTCCAGATGGTCAATTCGTGCTGTATACGTCGGCGGTTTTTGGAACTGCTGGTTTACTGGGAATGGCTCAGGTTACCCTAAAACCTCAAGCTGGAACATACTGGAGGAGAAAAGACATACTGGCTGGACTCATTCTCGGTGTTCCCAATTTTGGCAGCATTTACTTTCTTTTGAAAACCTTACAGTGGGAGCGCTTTCCGTCGAGTTTGATCTTCCCAATCAACAATGTCGCCATCGTCCTTTCAAGTGCTGTGCTCGGCGTGGTCCTCTTTCATGAAAAACTCAATGCCGCACACAAGGCCGGGATAGCACTTGCTGTTGCCGCCATTTGGCTTATGGCCTATGCAGGACAGTAA
- the msrB gene encoding peptide-methionine (R)-S-oxide reductase MsrB — protein sequence MRILLVTLFLAACSASPADSTPDSGLSQQQDSTKIVKSESEWKAELTTQEYYVLRQKGTERAFSGKYWDHKGKGTYVCAGCALPLFSSDTKFKSGTGWPSYWEPINETNVAEESDRTYGMVRTEVLCNRCGGHLGHVFNDGPRPTGMRYCINSVSLDFVPSQDE from the coding sequence ATGCGCATATTACTTGTCACTTTATTTTTGGCTGCTTGTTCGGCCAGCCCTGCTGATTCAACACCGGATAGCGGACTCAGCCAACAGCAAGATTCAACCAAGATTGTCAAATCGGAATCCGAATGGAAAGCCGAGTTGACCACTCAAGAATACTACGTTCTTCGCCAGAAAGGAACCGAACGCGCCTTTTCAGGTAAGTACTGGGACCACAAAGGAAAAGGTACCTACGTATGTGCAGGCTGCGCCCTTCCTCTATTTTCAAGCGATACAAAGTTCAAGTCAGGCACGGGCTGGCCGAGCTATTGGGAACCCATCAATGAGACCAATGTCGCGGAAGAATCGGACCGAACCTATGGAATGGTTCGAACGGAGGTCTTGTGCAATCGTTGTGGGGGCCATTTGGGCCATGTTTTCAATGATGGCCCACGTCCGACGGGAATGCGCTACTGCATCAATTCAGTCTCCTTAGACTTCGTACCTTCCCAGGATGAATGA
- the ligA gene encoding NAD-dependent DNA ligase LigA, whose translation MSLTLFEAQERIEALRAELHDHNHKYYVLDRPEISDREFDAKMEELQRLEAEYPDFDDPNSPSHRVGGTVTKEFPTVAHQTPMLSLSNSYNMEEIGDFAARIQKLIDEPVEYVCELKYDGAAISLLYENGRLVRGATRGDGTQGDDITTNLKTISTIPLVLQGSDYPSAFEIRGEVFMPVEGFTKLNRDRVEAGYEPFANPRNSAAGSLKMQDSAVVATRPLDCFLYLVAGSELPYDTHFALLEAARSWGFQVPDYIRLVPDIAGVQAFIEEWAEKRHDLPFEIDGVVIKVNRLDQQEELGNTAKSPRWAIAYKFPAESASTILEEITYQVGRTGAITPVANLAAVQLAGTTVKRASLHNADIIEKLDVRVGDRVYVEKGGEIIPKITGVDFQGRDPLSSPTQYITHCPECGTELIRQEGEAQHYCPNTYGCPPQVKGRIEHFISRKAMDIDGLGSETVDLMHQAGLIENYADLYDVRLEDILPLERMGQKSAENLVNGIEASKQIPFERVLYALGIRFVGQTVAKKLALHYKSLDALSQASLEALIEVDEIGDRIAQSVVDFFANERNRAIIERLTQAGLQFEILEDDSASGPNLLDGKKFVVSGVFEKFSRNELKAAIEHFGGKNVGSISGSTDYVLAGDKMGPSKREKAEKLGVPIITEEEFIEMTSS comes from the coding sequence ATGAGTCTAACGCTGTTTGAAGCGCAGGAGCGCATTGAGGCCCTTAGGGCTGAATTGCACGACCACAACCACAAGTACTACGTCCTGGATCGACCCGAGATCAGTGATCGGGAATTCGATGCCAAGATGGAAGAGCTTCAGCGCTTGGAGGCCGAGTATCCAGATTTTGACGATCCAAACAGTCCTTCGCACCGTGTAGGAGGAACAGTGACCAAGGAGTTCCCCACGGTTGCACACCAGACGCCTATGCTCAGTCTGAGTAACTCTTACAACATGGAGGAGATTGGCGACTTTGCTGCCCGCATTCAAAAGCTCATTGATGAACCTGTTGAGTACGTTTGCGAACTCAAGTACGACGGAGCGGCCATCAGCCTGCTCTACGAGAACGGCCGATTGGTCCGCGGCGCCACACGGGGTGATGGTACCCAAGGAGATGACATTACCACGAACTTAAAGACCATTTCTACCATACCCTTGGTGCTTCAAGGGTCCGACTATCCTTCGGCCTTTGAGATCCGAGGAGAGGTCTTTATGCCGGTCGAGGGATTCACCAAATTGAATCGCGATCGAGTAGAGGCGGGTTATGAGCCGTTTGCAAACCCGCGGAATTCGGCTGCTGGATCTTTAAAAATGCAAGACAGCGCTGTAGTGGCCACGCGCCCATTGGATTGTTTCCTCTATTTGGTGGCTGGTTCGGAATTGCCCTATGACACCCACTTTGCTTTACTGGAAGCAGCGCGTTCTTGGGGGTTCCAAGTTCCCGATTACATTCGACTGGTTCCGGACATCGCCGGTGTTCAGGCCTTTATTGAAGAATGGGCAGAGAAAAGACATGATCTTCCCTTTGAAATCGATGGTGTGGTCATCAAGGTCAATCGCCTCGATCAACAGGAAGAATTGGGCAATACCGCCAAATCGCCGCGCTGGGCCATTGCTTATAAGTTTCCGGCGGAATCTGCCTCCACCATTTTGGAAGAGATCACTTATCAAGTGGGGCGTACGGGAGCCATAACACCTGTCGCCAACTTGGCCGCCGTTCAATTGGCTGGAACGACCGTTAAACGCGCTAGCCTGCACAATGCAGACATCATTGAAAAACTCGACGTGCGCGTGGGTGATCGCGTATATGTAGAGAAAGGAGGGGAGATCATCCCCAAGATTACGGGCGTTGATTTTCAAGGCCGAGACCCTTTGAGTTCGCCGACACAGTACATCACACATTGTCCGGAATGCGGTACGGAACTCATCCGACAAGAGGGAGAAGCACAGCATTACTGCCCCAATACCTACGGTTGTCCGCCTCAGGTCAAAGGTCGAATCGAACACTTCATTTCCCGAAAGGCGATGGACATTGACGGGCTCGGTAGCGAGACCGTTGACTTAATGCACCAGGCGGGACTCATTGAAAACTATGCCGATTTGTATGATGTGCGCCTTGAAGATATTCTGCCGTTGGAGCGAATGGGGCAAAAGTCAGCCGAGAATCTCGTCAACGGTATTGAGGCCTCGAAGCAGATTCCATTTGAACGCGTTTTGTATGCGTTGGGGATCCGTTTTGTAGGGCAAACCGTGGCGAAGAAACTCGCTCTTCATTATAAGAGCTTGGACGCCCTATCCCAAGCTTCATTGGAGGCTTTGATCGAAGTAGACGAAATCGGCGATCGAATTGCTCAATCCGTGGTGGACTTCTTTGCCAACGAACGCAACAGGGCTATCATCGAGCGATTGACACAAGCGGGCTTGCAGTTCGAGATCCTTGAGGATGATTCAGCATCCGGCCCAAATCTGCTCGACGGAAAGAAATTCGTGGTCAGTGGCGTATTTGAGAAATTCTCACGGAATGAATTGAAAGCGGCTATTGAACACTTCGGAGGAAAGAATGTGGGCAGTATCTCAGGGAGTACCGACTACGTACTCGCCGGTGACAAAATG
- a CDS encoding alpha/beta fold hydrolase, with protein MEDQKKSVRIPNFIRNLVYWTERIHSNWALKLVLYFFFKPVKFPTPDYEEPALNQAEQLTLEGPKNKTLQLYRWGSGPQVLLTHGWSGRGTQLGLIALALVREGFEVISFDAPSHGKSTGHKTDLLEFVDSIRRIKKAYPGIRQYVGHSMGGLASLHAATTDDSIEKITVIGTPNKISEIIDNFCRMIKASPDIAERIKRHIENAFGYDLEDYDSSSAIRQLGDRRGFILHDVNDYDVAIHNAREMKYVWGDRAVYRETEGLGHRRILRDPEAIQEVVNFVKG; from the coding sequence ATGGAAGATCAAAAGAAGAGTGTTCGCATTCCGAATTTCATTCGAAATTTGGTCTACTGGACCGAACGCATCCATTCAAATTGGGCCTTAAAGCTCGTTCTGTACTTCTTCTTTAAACCGGTAAAATTCCCAACTCCCGATTACGAAGAACCGGCGTTAAATCAAGCCGAACAGCTCACGCTTGAAGGGCCTAAAAACAAGACTCTTCAACTGTATCGCTGGGGTTCAGGTCCCCAAGTACTACTGACGCATGGATGGAGCGGTCGCGGAACACAACTCGGGCTTATTGCTTTGGCATTGGTTCGGGAGGGGTTTGAGGTCATTAGCTTTGACGCTCCGTCTCACGGAAAATCCACGGGGCATAAAACAGATTTACTCGAATTCGTGGACTCCATTCGCCGTATAAAAAAGGCCTATCCAGGAATCCGGCAATACGTGGGCCACTCGATGGGTGGTCTTGCCTCCTTGCATGCTGCAACAACCGATGATTCCATCGAGAAGATCACGGTGATCGGGACCCCGAACAAGATATCGGAGATCATAGATAATTTCTGCCGGATGATTAAAGCCTCGCCTGACATTGCCGAGCGCATCAAAAGACATATAGAAAACGCCTTCGGATACGACCTTGAGGATTATGATTCCTCGTCGGCCATACGACAGTTGGGCGACCGTCGCGGTTTTATCTTGCATGATGTAAATGACTATGACGTGGCGATTCACAATGCAAGAGAAATGAAGTACGTCTGGGGAGATCGAGCGGTCTACCGAGAAACGGAAGGACTGGGCCATCGCCGGATACTTAGGGATCCAGAGGCCATCCAAGAGGTTGTTAATTTTGTTAAGGGGTAA
- a CDS encoding SAM-dependent methyltransferase: MASEPGVLYLVPNTLGDNEPLEVLPLSVKKTVIELEEFIVENEKTARRFLKKIGLKAPQDKITIHILNKYTDEAERDRFLDGLLTGRDIGLISEAGMPAIADPGSEIVKMAHEQGFQVVPLVGPSSILLGLTASGMNGQNFAFVGYLPIEKSDRKKRIKSLERRSREEKQTQIFIETPYRNHKLIDDLLSQLAPTTRLCLAANLTVPGEFVQTHPVKDWRRLGIPDLHKIPCIFLIQA; encoded by the coding sequence ATCGCCAGCGAACCTGGCGTCCTCTACTTGGTTCCCAACACTCTTGGGGATAATGAACCTCTTGAAGTGCTGCCCCTCTCTGTGAAAAAGACGGTAATTGAACTTGAGGAATTCATCGTCGAAAACGAAAAGACAGCACGCCGATTCCTGAAAAAAATCGGCTTAAAAGCTCCACAGGACAAGATCACGATCCACATACTGAACAAGTACACGGATGAGGCAGAACGCGATCGTTTTTTGGATGGCCTTCTTACGGGACGCGACATTGGTCTTATTTCTGAAGCGGGAATGCCAGCCATTGCCGATCCGGGCTCTGAGATCGTTAAAATGGCTCATGAGCAGGGCTTTCAGGTGGTTCCATTGGTTGGCCCTTCCTCTATCCTGCTCGGTCTTACCGCCTCAGGCATGAATGGGCAAAACTTTGCCTTTGTCGGCTATTTGCCCATTGAAAAATCGGACAGAAAGAAGAGAATCAAGTCACTGGAGCGCCGATCACGAGAAGAAAAGCAAACGCAAATCTTCATTGAAACGCCCTACCGCAACCACAAACTAATAGACGATTTGCTCAGTCAACTAGCTCCGACTACTCGGTTGTGTCTTGCGGCGAACCTCACCGTTCCCGGCGAGTTTGTGCAAACCCATCCCGTTAAGGATTGGCGAAGGCTTGGAATCCCCGACCTCCATAAAATCCCTTGTATCTTTTTGATTCAAGCCTGA
- a CDS encoding low molecular weight phosphotyrosine protein phosphatase → MTKVLMVCLGNICRSPLAQGILESKVDVGEVEVDSAGTAAYHVGELPDPRSIATAREHGIDLTSQRARQFVTEDFDRFDYIFVMDRSNEQNVLRLARTAADEEKVHLILNEIYPGENREVPDPYYGGDQGFEHVYQLLNDASDRIVERI, encoded by the coding sequence ATGACAAAAGTATTGATGGTGTGTTTGGGCAACATATGCCGAAGTCCCCTTGCTCAAGGAATTCTCGAAAGCAAAGTGGATGTGGGTGAAGTCGAAGTCGATTCGGCGGGTACGGCTGCCTATCACGTTGGAGAATTACCGGATCCCCGATCGATTGCAACGGCCCGTGAGCACGGCATTGACCTTACCTCGCAAAGGGCTCGACAATTCGTGACCGAAGATTTCGACCGATTCGATTACATTTTCGTGATGGATCGATCCAATGAGCAAAACGTCTTGCGCCTGGCTCGAACTGCTGCGGACGAAGAAAAGGTGCACTTGATTCTCAATGAAATCTATCCGGGAGAAAACCGCGAAGTTCCCGATCCCTACTACGGCGGCGATCAGGGCTTTGAGCATGTATATCAACTTTTAAACGACGCAAGTGACCGAATTGTCGAGCGAATTTGA
- the prmC gene encoding peptide chain release factor N(5)-glutamine methyltransferase, with product MNWSEAKKHLRQALPEESDREKDSLFFLIYEDLCGETRKTFLIEPRRDMSLEQEAQFLSITRRLQNHEPVQYILGKGHFFGRDFKVSPAVLIPRPETEELIHWAMTEVLATEGRCLDLGTGSGCLAVTWAAECPGWEVQGWDISTEALEVARENAASIVPQAPIEFHRADMLEPPRLDQPFDVMLSNPPYVRYMEQERMHPRVIEHEPSSALWVPNDDPLRFYQALARIADQGLRPDGHLFVEINQYLAKETEDLFRRSGFSWVHLKHDLSGNARLMHVRK from the coding sequence ATGAACTGGTCGGAGGCAAAGAAACATCTACGGCAGGCCTTGCCGGAAGAATCGGACCGAGAAAAGGACAGCTTGTTCTTTCTCATCTATGAGGATTTGTGCGGAGAAACGCGCAAGACCTTCCTCATTGAACCACGGCGCGATATGAGTCTAGAACAAGAGGCCCAATTTCTTTCGATTACCCGTCGTCTGCAAAATCATGAACCGGTGCAGTACATCCTTGGGAAAGGGCATTTCTTCGGTCGTGATTTCAAGGTTTCACCGGCCGTGCTCATTCCGCGTCCAGAAACGGAAGAGCTCATTCATTGGGCCATGACGGAAGTCCTGGCCACAGAGGGCCGCTGCTTGGACCTCGGAACAGGGTCGGGCTGCTTGGCGGTGACCTGGGCTGCAGAATGCCCGGGATGGGAAGTTCAGGGCTGGGACATCAGCACCGAGGCCCTGGAAGTGGCGCGGGAGAATGCAGCGAGCATCGTGCCGCAGGCACCCATTGAATTCCACCGCGCAGATATGCTGGAGCCACCGCGGCTCGATCAGCCATTCGACGTCATGCTCTCCAACCCGCCGTACGTCCGATACATGGAGCAAGAGCGCATGCATCCGCGCGTCATCGAACACGAACCATCTTCCGCGCTTTGGGTGCCCAACGACGATCCACTGCGATTTTACCAAGCGCTGGCGCGCATTGCGGATCAGGGCCTACGGCCCGATGGGCACCTCTTCGTAGAGATCAACCAATATCTCGCCAAAGAAACCGAGGATTTATTCAGAAGGAGCGGTTTTTCTTGGGTACATTTGAAACACGATCTGAGCGGCAACGCTCGCCTTATGCATGTCCGAAAATGA
- a CDS encoding class I SAM-dependent methyltransferase: MNDALGQSLLDEWNGIRKEKLWTDAPNFAPEEFPVPHLMRTYDGMPQLERDLLSHARGRVLDVGAAAGGHSLHLQDRGLEVEALELSPGACEVMRHRGVKHVHETDLWNFQPDGGYDSIVLLMNGLGLAGTLERLPAFLLHLRRWLNPGGQLIFDSSDVIYLYEGVGIPDDRYYGEFRYRLRYRAILSSWFPWVFVDPEQLKRVLAEVQGTWSLRLDGPHYDYGGLIRWD, from the coding sequence ATGAATGACGCCCTAGGGCAATCCTTACTCGATGAATGGAACGGGATCCGAAAAGAAAAGCTCTGGACGGATGCCCCGAATTTTGCTCCTGAAGAATTTCCAGTTCCGCATCTGATGCGCACCTATGACGGGATGCCTCAACTCGAACGAGATCTCTTGAGTCATGCGCGCGGACGCGTTTTGGACGTCGGCGCAGCCGCTGGCGGGCACTCCCTTCATTTACAAGACCGTGGTTTGGAAGTTGAAGCGCTTGAACTTTCGCCCGGGGCCTGTGAGGTGATGCGCCACAGAGGCGTGAAGCACGTCCACGAAACAGACCTCTGGAACTTTCAACCCGACGGTGGCTATGACAGTATTGTCCTTCTGATGAATGGACTGGGCCTCGCGGGCACCTTGGAGCGTCTTCCAGCCTTCTTACTTCATCTGCGACGTTGGCTGAACCCTGGAGGTCAGCTCATTTTCGACTCTTCCGATGTCATTTACCTCTACGAGGGCGTGGGCATACCCGATGATCGGTACTATGGCGAGTTCCGGTACCGGTTGCGTTATAGAGCAATTCTAAGTTCTTGGTTTCCATGGGTGTTCGTAGACCCGGAGCAGTTGAAGCGCGTGCTTGCAGAGGTTCAAGGTACCTGGAGCCTACGGCTCGATGGTCCTCATTACGACTACGGCGGCCTTATTCGGTGGGATTGA